One Aspergillus oryzae RIB40 DNA, chromosome 2 genomic window carries:
- a CDS encoding zinc-dependent alcohol dehydrogenase family protein (NADPH:quinone reductase and related Zn-dependent oxidoreductases), which yields MEQMKAIRIVTTGNKPSAEIRDEPLPSPGPHEVLIRVHAASLNYRDTALLRGEYPAKTKEDVVPVSDGAGEVVAVGRDVTRVKNGDRVTVSCVTNWIGGPYNPDYRSNSVGFTVDGLLAEYALFYEDALVPIPDYISYVEAASLPCAAVTAWTALNKIEPLQPGQTVLVQGTGGVSLFALQFAKIFGARVLAITSSDEKADKLKELGAEAVVNYTTCPDWDREILALTDGKGVDKVLDIAGEKTIVKSAASTKITGVVVLIGFASGFGGGLPPIDILARSLTVTGSTIGSRMDFEAMLQAMERHKARPVIDRVYPFAEYGEAYRRLESGQHVGKVVIQVTH from the coding sequence atggaacaaaTGAAAGCCATCCGAATTGTTACCACAGGCAATAAACCCAGCGCAGAAATTCGTGACGAACCTCTACCAAGCCCAGGCCCCCATGAAGTGCTGATCAGAGTACACGCGGCCTCACTGAACTACCGCGACACAGCGCTATTGAGGGGAGAATATCCCGCgaagaccaaagaagacGTCGTCCCTGTATCAGACGGTGCCGGCGAGGTAGTTGCAGTTGGCAGAGACGTAACACGGGTTAAAAACGGCGACCGCGTCACAGTTAGTTGCGTTACAAACTGGATCGGTGGCCCATATAACCCAGACTATCGCTCCAATAGCGTCGGCTTCACCGTCGACGGGTTGTTGGCCGAATACGCGCTCTTCTACGAAGACGCACTCGTCCCTATCCCTGATTATATATCCTACGTTGAGGCCGCCTCGCTCCCTTGCGCAGCTGTCACTGCCTGGACGGCGCTTAACAAGATCGAGCCCCTCCAGCCGGGCCAGACGGTCCTGGTCCAGGGCACCGGCGGCGTCTCGCTTTTCGCCTTGCAGTTTGCGAAGATCTTCGGCGCCCGTGTCCTAGCCATCACATCATCTGACGAAAAGGCCGACAAGCTGAAGGAACTAGGCGCCGAGGCTGTCGTGAACTATACCACCTGTCCTGACTGGGATCGCGAGATTCTCGCCTTGACTGATGGAAAGGGTGTCGATAAGGTGCTGGACATCGCGGGAGAGAAAACTATTGTGAAGTCTGCAGCCTCGACTAAGATCACTGGCGTGGTGGTCCTGATTGGCTTTGCAAGCGGATTCGGGGGCGGCCTTCCGCCAATTGATATACTCGCTCGATCCCTGACAGTCACTGGATCGACTATTGGTTCGCGGATGGATTTCGAGGCAATGCTTCAAGCGATGGAGAGGCATAAGGCAAGGCCTGTCATTGATCGGGTTTATCCCTTTGCGGAGTATGGTGAGGCTTATCGGAGACTTGAGTCGGGGCAGCATGTCGGCAAGGTTGTTATCCAAGTCACTCACTAG
- a CDS encoding uncharacterized protein (predicted protein) — translation MANIIAVHYNLDQKHTVKIESLPTSIGESKDGINDISCNLSPPASTYIEASMVDGIYKLLKEVESPEFDTRWQETPSKALSPSAQHAASTYRKTLCLGLRCLSGEITIPNNQTWNDAIAYCRAVIAAPQDSITRASSYWIRSSSDISKVQLQRFGPGIIAAAHKGNYEIVSDHFQGDRLKVPHIDKKQSFYRNARNMDLGAFFYPSSSPLAVGAFDSGIVPCSLSISAFLDPEAAVKGGSISGVAICDDYAAFSREDYEIRLRIVGFALGCAYEFGGQLVNAITDGSMLQCVGTGDQHTLEAAMAWRVISGCTSPNSGYIFGKESLEEGLVITEVEIAIHDLLDWRSDVAAGNHENGVSAAYGLGIEDPFHAYLEATLERAVSNPRSGGYAIAAIVYMHFTGVRYGAYDYHGTHGESCSECVRILRDVTIGAGLVWAPKSPPRSFEGSAGIRQLGKTWIDEFKDCGLVQESLGWFQHLVSTGEIRLFDVLNPIKEVDTEADWA, via the coding sequence ATGGCTAATATCATAGCTGTCCATTACAATCTCGACCAAAAACACACGGTCAAGATTGAAAGTCTTCCAACCTCAATTGGAGAAAGCAAGGACGGTATAAATGACATCTCTTGCAATCTTTCCCCACCGGCTTCTACATATATAGAAGCAAGCATGGTAGACGGCATCTATAAACTACTCAAGGAGGTAGAGTCCCCAGAGTTCGACACTCGATGGCAAGAAACCCCCAGCAAGGCATTAAGTCCATCCGCCCAGCACGCAGCATCCACATACCGAAAAACTCTCTGCCTCGGATTAAGATGCCTATCAGGAGAAATCACAATCCCCAATAACCAGACCTGGAACGACGCAATCGCATACTGCCGAGCAGTCATCGCCGCCCCCCAGGACTCCATTACCCGGGCCAGTTCATACTGGATCAGATCTTCTTCCGACATAAGCAAAGTACAACTGCAACGATTCGGACCGGGAATCATTGCTGCAGCGCACAAGGGCAATTATGAGATTGTATCAGATCATTTCCAAGGAGATCGGCTCAAAGTGCCCCATATCGATAAAAAACAGAGCTTCTACCGGAATGCGCGGAATATGGATCTCGGTGCTTTCTTTTACCCGTCGTCTAGCCCACTAGCGGTTGGGGCCTTTGACTCGGGGATAGTGCCATGCTCGCTGAGTATATCAGCCTTTCTGGACCCGGAGGCGGCTGTCAAAGGGGGGTCGATTTCGGGTGTTGCCATATGTGATGACTATGCTGCGTTCTCGCGTGAAGATTACGAGATTCGACTGCGTATAGTTGGTTTTGCGCTTGGATGTGCGTATGAATTCGGTGGGCAATTGGTTAATGCGATAACCGATGGGAGTATGTTGCAATGTGTTGGGACCGGTGACCAGCACACTCTCGAAGCTGCCATGGCGTGGAGAGTTATCAGTGGCTGTACATCACCGAACAGTGGGTATATATTCGGTAAGGAAAGTTTGGAAGAGGGACTTGTTATAACGGAAGTCGAAATCGCGATACATGACCTGCTAGACTGGAGATCTGATGTGGCGGCTGGGAACCATGAAAATGGGGTTTCGGCAGCATATGGACTAGGTATTGAAGACCCTTTTCACGCATACCTAGAGGCTACCTTGGAGCGAGCAGTATCTAATCCGAGATCTGGCGGGTATGCGATTGCGGCTATTGTCTATATGCACTTTACAGGTGTTAGATATGGTGCGTATGATTATCATGGTACACATGGGGAGTCATGCTCTGAGTGTGTTCGGATTCTTCGAGACGTGACAATAGGTGCAGGGCTGGTCTGGGCTCCGAAATCACCTCCTCGGAGCTTTGAGGGTAGCGCCGGTATCAGGCAACTTGGGAAGACTTGGATCGATGAATTCAAGGACTGTGGTTTGGTTCAAGAGAGTCTCGGCTGGTTTCAACATCTTGTGTCGACGGGAGAAATTCGACTTTTCGATGTCCTGAATCCGATCAAAGAAGTTGATACTGAGGCCGATTGGGCCTAA
- a CDS encoding uncharacterized protein (predicted protein), which translates to MPATSFCSSLPPHVYELARAFAESIHCGRGMKILTLEVSRVARKEWVATLLPIVTLAASQIDLMGDLRNLVRPKFCTNVQVEDKPALHRLGRVEIRGDMDVVVSMTQAEMMTRIGLSIVVPVHEGPKANGSHFLKKHSVPEGPRRMMICIDSKTGRINLLTGLSSFIQDLLCLISLRNRSSLSAGFRWRSGGV; encoded by the exons ATGCCAGCCACTAGTTTCTGTTCCAGTCTTCCGCCCCATGTATATGAGTTGGCTCGGGCTTTTGCGGAGTCAATCCATTGTGGGCGTGGAATGAAAATCCTAACACTAGAAGTAAGCCGTGTAGCTCGGAAGGAATGGGTGGCGACTCTCCTACCAATTGTCACCCTGGCGGCTAGCCAAATAGACTTGATGGGGGATCTGCGCAACCTCGTCCGCCCCAAGTTCTGCACGAACGTCCAAGTCGAAGATAAACCAGCGCTTCACCGGCTTGGTCGAGTCGAAATCCGCGGGGATATGGACGTGGTCGTATCCA TGACGCAGGCAGAGATGATGACTCGCATTGGGCTCTCCATTGTGGTCCCAGTCCATGAGGGTCCAAAAGCAAACGGTTCCCATTTCTTGAAGAAACACTCTGTGCCTGAAGGGCCTCGAAGGATGATGATTTGCATTGACAGTAAAACCGGCCGGATTAATTTATTGACCGGTCTCTCGTCTTTCATT CAAGATCTACTCTGTTTAATCTCACTCCGTAACCGTTCCTCTCTTTCAGCAGGATTTCGATGGCGCTCTGGTGGTGTTTAA
- the mak5 gene encoding ATP-dependent RNA helicase MAK5 (RNA helicase) — MGQKRQRDQKGPGSFAKKRKKSAKPSDATAEDSDWDGIVGMNELNWKEVALPDRLEDAGGFFGLEEIEGVDIIRSEGNGEIKFKKKEPEETNTQSDDEWEGFGDDDQAVSQEESKETQDEPNESDKKAKVKESKNAKKEKKKNAKDARKEQKEKAVESKEDKGIKSGLSFAALQEEEDDGADVSAWESLGLSPEILAGISKMKFTTPTSVQKACIPPILDGRDVIGKASTGSGKTLAFGIPILEYYLEKLRSKTQKDSEKTETTPIALVLSPTRELAHQLAKHIGEVVSHAPGVNARIALLTGGLSLQKQQRVLTNADIVIGTPGRVWEVLSSGHGLIRKMQAIKFLVIDEADRLLSEGHFKEAHEILAALDRVVDGEFPDESSDESDDELDPKSGRQTLVFSATFHRDLQQKLAGKGKWTGGDIMSQKESMEYLLQKLNFREEKPRFIDVNPVSQMAENLKEGIVECAAMEKDLFLYTLLLYHPKHRTLVFTNSISAVRRLTQLLQTLQLPALALHSSMAQKARLRSVERFSSPSSDPSSILVATDVAARGLDIKGIDFVVHYHAPRTADAYVHRSGRTARAGASGKSVIICSPDEMVGVVRLAAKVHANMANRKKVPLESLELDRRVVSRVKQRVTLAARIVDSNIAKEKVSSEDNWLRTAAEDLGVDYDSEEFDNAAARGRGRGRGRQERERKAGSTSKGELAGMRAELKQLLSQRVNVGVSERYLTSGRVDIEALLRGEGNNSFLGQVDPLDF; from the exons ATGGGTCAGAAACGGCAGCGGGACCAAAAGGGTCCGGGATCCTTtgcgaagaaaaggaagaagagcgcaaAGCCTAGCGATGCGACTGCGGAAGACAGCGACTGGGATGGCATTGTCGGAATGAATGAGCTCAACTGGAAGGAGGTAGCTCTGCCGGATCGTCTTGAAGACGCTGGTGGTTTTTTTGGATTGGAGGAAATTGAGGGTGTAGATATTATCCGGTCAGAAGGAAATGGTGAGATTAAATTCAAG aagaaagagccgGAGGAAACGAATACTCAGtctgatgatgaatgggaaggTTTCGGCGACGACGATCAGGCTGTATCCCAGGAGGAGTCGAAGGAGACCCAAGACGAACCCAACGAGTCCGACAAGAAGGCGAAGGTGAAAGAGAGCAAAaatgcaaagaaggagaagaaaaaaaacgCAAAGGATGCGAggaaagaacagaaagaaaaggctgttgaaagcaaggaagacaagggTATTAAATCCGGACTCTCGTTTGCAGCCCttcaggaagaagaagacgacggagCGGACGTCTCTGCTTGGGAGTCTCTTGGGCTCTCCCCCGAAATTCTCGCTGGTATCTCGAAAATGAAGTTCACCACGCCAACGTCTGTTCAAAAGGCTTGCATTCCTCCCATTTTGGATGGTCGCGATGTCATCGGAAAGGCTTCGACAGGTTCTGGAAAAACGCTCGCTTTCGGAATCCCCATTCTAGAGTACTATCTGGAAAAGTTACGGAGTAAAACCCAAAAGGATTCAGAAAAGACCGAGACCACACCGATCGCGCTTGTTTTATCGCCCACCAGAGAGCTGGCGCATCAGCTCGCGAAGCATATTGGGGAGGTGGTCAGCCATGCCCCGGGCGTCAATGCTAGAATTGCGCTCTTAACAGGTGGCTTGTCATTGCAAAAGCAACAGAGAGTCCTTACCAACGCTGATATCGTAATCGGTACGCCTGGTCGAGTGTGGGAAGTTCTCAGCTCTGGACATGGTCTGATCCGCAAGATGCAGGCGATAAAATTCCTTGTCATTGATGAGGCCGATCGACTTCTGAGTGAAGGACATTTCAAGGAAGCTCACGAGATATTGGCGGCTCTTGACCGTGTCGTGGATGGAGAGTTTCCGGACGAGTCAAGCGACGAATCTGACGATGAATTAGACCCCAAGTCTGGGAGACAGACCCTGGTTTTCTCAGCTACATTCCACCGTGAccttcagcagaagctggCGGGCAAAGGCAAGTGGACAGGCGGTGATATCATGAGCCAAAAGGAGTCGATGGAGTATCTTCTTCAAAAACTCAACTTCCGCGAGGAGAAGCCTAGGTTTATTGACGTGAACCCAGTCTCGCAGATGGCAGAGAACCTTAAGGAGGGTATTGTAGAGTGCGCTGCTATGGAAAAG GACCTCTTTCTTTACACACTTCTGCTCTATCACCCTAAACATCGTACGCTGGTTTTCACGAATTCTATATCCGCCGTCCGACGACTAACTCAGCTCCTACAAACCCTCCAACTCCCAGCCCTTGCTCTTCACTCTTCTATGGCCCAAAAGGCACGACTTCGTTCCGTCGAACGATTTTCCTCTCCCTCATCAGACCCTAGCTCCATCCTTGTCGCCACTGACGTTGCTGCGCGTGGACTCGACATCAAGGGTATTGACTTTGTAGTCCATTACCACGCCCCTCGTACTGCGGACGCATATGTCCACCGGTCTGGTCGTACAGCGCGTGCTGGGGCATCGGGAAAGAGCGTCATCATCTGCTCTCCGGACGAAATGGTCGGCGTGGTCCGACTGGCTGCAAAGGTGCATGCGAACATGGCCAACAGAAAGAAGGTTCCTCTTGAATCGTTGGAGTTAGACCGTCGAGTCGTGTCTCGTGTCAAACAGCGAGTCACATTAGCGGCTCGGATCGTTGACTCCAATAtcgccaaggagaaggtttcgTCCGAGGACAACTGGCTCCGCACGGCAGCAGAAGATCTTGGGGTTGACTATGACAGCGAGGAGTTCGACAATGCCGCAGCGCGCGGGCGCGGGCGCGGACGTGGACGACAGGAGCGCGAACGGAAGGCTGGAAGCACTTCCAAGGGGGAATTAGCGGGGATGCGCGCCGAATTGAAACAACTACTCTCACAGAGAGTGAATGTGGGTGTGAGTGAGCGGTATCTGACTTCGGGGCGAGTTGATATCGAGGCACTCCTGCGTGGGGAGGGTAACAATTCCTTCCTAGGGCAAGTGGATCCGTTGGATTTCTAA
- a CDS encoding tRNA methyltransferase TRM7 (SAM-dependent methyltransferase/cell division protein FtsJ) codes for MGKSSKDKRDAYYRLAKEQNWRARSAFKLIQIDEQFDLFEHENPEKVTRVVDLCAAPGSWSQVLSRVLIKGESFGRRAWVEKKGKEAAALANANGDATDNNVDGDAAMEELKPRKNVKIVSIDLQPMAPLEGITTLKADITHPSTIPLLLRALDPEAYDSTTSSPSSLRQPHPVDLVISDGAPDVTGLHDLDIYIQSQLLYAALNLALGVLRPGGKFVAKIFRGRDVDLIYAQLRTVFEKVSVAKPRSSRASSLEAFVVCEGFIPPSIHGGSMGIDALKNPLFGGAAVAHTVSADGNVGVEVMDVDSEAKPGADLTTTKTVTSTEPHKENQVRMLHADSDNSSAPEPLSQKPVTERFAVENRWIPPFIACGDLSSWDSDASYTLPPDHVSLDPVQPPTAPPYRRALELRKEKGGAYGKTKLGALGRA; via the coding sequence ATGGGTAAATCCTCCAAGGACAAGCGCGATGCGTACTACCGACTGGCCAAGGAACAAAATTGGCGTGCGCGCTCAGCGTTCAAGCTAATCCAGATCGATGAGCAATTCGATCTATTCGAGCACGAGAACCCGGAGAAAGTGACACGAGTTGTGGATCTTTGCGCAGCACCAGGGAGCTGGAGTCAGGTTTTGAGTCGGGTGTTGATTAAGGGCGAGAGCTTCGGGCGTAGGGCgtgggtggagaagaaaggcaaggaagCGGCCGCTCTGGCGAATGCGAACGGTGATGCGACGGACAACAATGTTGATGGAGATGCGGCtatggaggagttgaaaCCCAGGAAGAATGTCAAGATTGTCTCTATTGATCTCCAACCGATGGCGCCGCTGGAAGGCATCACAACCCTTAAGGCAGATATTACACACCCGTCCACAatccctcttcttctccgcgcCTTGGACCCGGAGGCTTACGATTCCACCacatcttccccatcttctctccgccAACCGCATCCTGTCGACCTTGTTATCTCCGATGGTGCCCCAGATGTCACTGGTCTGCACGACCTAGACATCTACATCCAATCCCAGCTGCTCTACGCCGCGCTGAACCTCGCTCTAGGCGTTCTCCGCCCTGGAGGCAAATTCGTGGCCAAGATCTTCCGTGGTCGTGATGTCGACCTTATCTATGCACAGCTTCGTACCGTCTTCGAGAAGGTCAGCGTCGCAAAGCCGAGAAGTAGTCGAGCAAGCAGTCTGGAAGCGTTCGTAGTCTGCGAAGGCTTCATCCCACCATCCATTCACGGTGGCTCCATGGGTATAGATGCTCTTAAGAACCCGCTATTTGGTGGCGCAGCAGTGGCGCATACTGTGTCCGCCGATGGTAACGTCGGTGTAGAGGTGATGGACGTTGACTCTGAGGCCAAACCCGGAGCTGATCTCACGACTACAAAGACCGTTACTTCAACCGAACCTCATAAGGAGAACCAGGTCCGCATGCTGCATGCCGATTCCGATAACTCTTCTGCACCAGAACCCCTCTCTCAAAAGCCTGTGACGGAGAGATTTGCCGTCGAGAACAGGTGGATTCCTCCTTTCATCGCCTGCGGCGACCTCTCTTCTTGGGATTCCGACGCGTCCTACACTCTTCCCCCTGACCATGTAAGCTTAGATCCCGTCCAGCCACCTACAGCTCCTCCGTACCGGAGAGCACTGGAattgaggaaagaaaaaggcggTGCCTATGGAAAGACGAAATTGGGGGCTCTGGGTCGGGCTTGA
- a CDS encoding sulfite reductase subunit alpha (NADP/FAD dependent oxidoreductase) — protein MASSSPALSALEGPTYVTAQTLIQQVAYVLSDKIFSYSPESFDLDAALKQWASSQESNANGETPAIQAMETRQGAGNIALGYLFSQDFDLKKRHVPQGIVASSATLPYMRTALEQLSLLYSVASPVAAHVAAVDYAGEEGLVSDYASALSLAEELGLGLVSSASVHESQHMALLTTLLASVLPSVHIYDGVRVGRETTRVIDVLSQAGLSRTYEAVRKTLEDSRSRHLDTQGKLLELLQSLNGELGTDYGLFEYHGHVEPVSVLVAFGTVEASLTAQIARSLAKDGVRVGVINVRVYRPFVEEEFLRVLPQSVKTVGVLGQVANEQAVQEQGVRSALYEDVLAALTFATGRENVPTCVDIKYARSQRWDLINTAAAFQLISEKPIVQTNGQTVPLQLLDPSAVQEYIFWDVDTSACDNAAAALSQALAADSASNVTTNKTHDNLVQGGVVRIDIRKSSKTLEAPYAITAANTAYVGDIKLLADIDIAASVQNNGNLIINAPGVKDEDLEKKLPVAFRQQVAERGISLYIVDPSVTGDESLDSVVLQTAFLRVALPSLEEVGLKKLGSITGNVESLENVSKDLDKLLRQIEIPEAWKTPEEGFEAPQLPKDISPNSFVSFDKEDSEPASLLKDWQTAAKGLAFKEAYGTKTALRPDTAAKTFTVHVKENRRLTPVTYDRNIFHIEFDLGDSGLTYDIGEALGVHAENDVKEVSDFIAFYGLNADDIVEVPSREDPAVLENRTVFQALTQNVDIFGRPPKRFYEALAEFATDEKEKTDLLTLGGPEGAVEFKRRSEVDTVTYADILLEYPSAHPEFHDLIRIVGPLKRREYSIASCQKVTPNSVALMIVAVNWVAPNGRDRFGLATRYLSRLQPGSPITVSVKSSVMKLPPKSTQPIIMAGLGTGLAPFRAFVQHRALEKAQGKEIGAVLLYMGSRHQREEYCYGEEWEAYQEAGVITLLGRAFSRDQPEKIYIQDRMRQTLPEIVDAYIREEGSFYLCGPTWPVPDVTAVLEEAIAIEAKANGKKVDTRREIEKLKDEERYVLEVY, from the coding sequence atggcttcttcctccccagcctTGTCGGCTCTAGAGGGCCCGACCTATGTGACTGCGCAGACGCTTATCCAGCAAGTGGCGTATGTCCTGAGTGATAAGATCTTCTCCTATTCTCCAGAGTCCTTCGACCTCGATGCCGCTCTCAAGCAATGGGCCTCCAGCCAAGAGTCCAATGCCAATGGCGAAACTCCTGCCATCCAAGCAATGGAAACCCGTCAGGGTGCTGGTAACATCGCCCTTGGCTACCTGTTTTCTCAAGACTtcgacttgaagaagcgccaTGTTCCCCAAGGCATTGTCGCCTCTTCTGCCACCCTTCCTTATATGCGCACAGCCTTGGAGCAGCTTTCTCTGCTGTACTCAGTTGCCAGCCCTGTTGCCGCGCATGTTGCTGCTGTCGACTATGCCGGAGAGGAGGGCTTGGTTTCCGACTATGCGTCCGCCCTTTCTCTTGCTGAAGAGCTTGGACTGGGTCTCGTTTCTAGTGCCTCCGTTCACGAGTCGCAGCACATGGCGCTGCTCACGACTTTACTCGCGTCGGTCTTGCCCTCTGTTCATATTTACGATGGTGTTCGCGTTGGACGTGAAACCACCAGGGTCATCGACGTTCTGAGCCAGGCGGGTCTTTCTCGCACCTATGAAGCTGTCCGTAAGACCTTGGAAGATTCCCGTAGCCGTCACCTTGACACCCAGGGAAAGCTACTGGAGCTGCTCCAGTCTCTTAACGGTGAACTCGGCACGGACTATGGTCTCTTCGAGTACCACGGCCATGTGGAGCCGGTCTCTGTTTTGGTTGCTTTTGGTACCGTCGAGGCATCTCTTACTGCCCAGATTGCCCGCTCTCTGGCCAAGGATGGTGTTCGTGTTGGTGTTATCAACGTTCGTGTTTACCGTCCATTTGTGGAGGAGGAGTTTCTCCGAGTGCTACCCCAGTCTGTGAAGACTGTTGGTGTCCTAGGCCAGGTTGCCAACGAGCAAGCTGTTCAAGAACAGGGCGTCCGGTCTGCTCTATACGAAGATGTCCTTGCCGCTTTGACTTTTGCTACTGGCCGTGAGAATGTCCCTACCTGTGTGGATATCAAGTATGCCCGCTCCCAGCGCTGGGACTTGATCAACACCGCAGCTGCATTCCAGCTTATCTCTGAAAAGCCTATCGTTCAGACTAATGGCCAGACTGTGCCTCTTCAGTTGCTCGACCCCTCTGCGGTCCAAGAATATATCTTCTGGGATGTCGATACCTCTGCCTGCGATAATGCTGCCGCTGCACTGTCTCAAGCCCTTGCTGCCGATTCAGCAAGCAACGTGACCACCAACAAGACTCACGACAACCTTGTCCAGGGAGGTGTAGTACGTATTGATATCCGCAAGAGCTCCAAGACTCTGGAAGCTCCCTATGCCATCACTGCCGCCAACACCGCATACGTTGGAGATATCAAGCTTCTTGCAGACATCGACATTGCTGCCTCTGTCCAGAACAACGGCAACCTTATCATCAACGCTCCTGGCgtgaaggatgaggatctggagaagaagcttcctGTAGCCTTCCGGCAGCAGGTTGCGGAACGTGGAATTTCTCTCTACATTGTTGACCCCTCCGTCACCGGCGACGAGTCGCTCGACTCCGTTGTTCTCCAGACTGCTTTCCTGCGAGTAGCACTTCCTTCGCTGGAAGAGGTCGGCCTCAAGAAGCTGGGATCGATCACCGGTAATGTTGAATCTCTTGAGAATGTCAGCAAGGATCTTGATAAGCTGCTTCGCCAAATTGAGATTCCCGAGGCATGGAAAACGCCCGAGGAAGGCTTTGAGGCTCCTCAGCTTCCCAAGGACATCTCTCCCAACAGCTTTGTCTCGTTCGATAAGGAGGATTCTGAgcctgcttctcttctcaagGACTGGCAGACTGCCGCGAAGGGCCTGGCTTTCAAGGAGGCCTACGGAACCAAGACTGCTCTCCGGCCTGATACTGCTGCCAAGACCTTTACTGTCCATGTCAAGGAGAACAGACGTCTGACCCCTGTCACTTATGACCGGAACATCTTCCACATCGAATTCGACTTGGGTGATTCTGGTCTTACGTATGACATCGGTGAGGCTCTTGGTGTTCACGCTGAGAATGACGTCAAGGAGGTCTCTGACTTCATTGCATTCTATGGTCTGAACGCCGACGATATCGTCGAGGTGCCTAGCCGTGAGGACCCAGCCGTGCTGGAGAATCGTACGGTGTTCCAGGCTCTCACACAAAATGTTGATATTTTCGGTCGCCCGCCTAAACGCTTCTACGAGGCTCTTGCTGAATTCGCAActgatgagaaggaaaagaccGACCTTCTTACCCTGGGAGGTCCCGAGGGCGCTGTGGAATTCAAGCGTCGCTCCGAGGTTGATACCGTTACTTATGCTGACATTTTGCTTGAATATCCCTCTGCTCACCCTGAATTCCATGACTTGATCCGTATTGTCGGTCCTCTTAAGCGTCGTGAATATTCCATCGCCTCTTGCCAGAAGGTGACTCCTAACTCCGTGGCGCTCATGATCGTCGCCGTCAACTGGGTGGCTCCGAACGGCCGTGACCGATTTGGTCTGGCCACCCGCTACCTCAGCAGGCTTCAACCTGGCTCCCCCATCACCGTCAGTGTGAAATCTAGTGTGATGAAGTTGCCGCCTAAGTCCACCCAGCCTATTATCATGGCAGGTCTTGGTACAGGTCTTGCTCCTTTCCGTGCCTTTGTGCAGCACCGTGCACTTGAGAAGGCCCAGGGCAAGGAGATTGGTGCTGTTTTGTTGTACATGGGCTCTCGTCACCAGCGCGAAGAGTACTGCTATGGTGAGGAGTGGGAGGCCTACCAAGAGGCTGGTGTTATCACTCTCCTTGGCCGTGCCTTCTCCCGTGACCAGCCCGAGAAGATCTATATCCAGGATCGCATGCGCCAGACTTTGCCTGAGATCGTGGATGCTTACATCCGGGAAGAGGGATCTTTCTACCTTTGCGGTCCCACATGGCCGGTGCCCGATGTTACTGCCGTGCTGGAAGAAGCAATTGCCATCGAGGCTAAGGCCAACGGCAAGAAGGTTGATACTAGAAGGGAAATTGAGAAActcaaggatgaggagagatACGTCCTTGAGGTGTACTAG
- a CDS encoding uncharacterized protein (serine/threonine kinase TIP30/CC3) has translation MANTALIGCTGMVGSFILNNLLAHPSVARVDTISRRTPQAASAAQTKLTTIVSDDTSRWASELSSLTPTPSIFFSAFATTRASAGGFENQYKIEHGLNVEMARAARDAGTKVYVLISSAGADKNAYFAYPRMKAEIEEDVKALGFERTVILRPGLIAGQREESRPMEAAIRCIAGFAGKIHSGLKDGWAQEADVIARAAVNAGLKALEGDVPTGSEKVWVLGGSDIIKYGAGSKN, from the exons ATGGCCAATACAGCCTTAATCGGATGTACCGGAATGGTG GGGAgtttcatcctcaacaaccttctcgcACATCCCTCTGTTGCTCGTGTGGATACAATCTCCCGTCGCACTCCACAAGCCGCATCTGCCGCCCAGACCAAACTGACCACAATCGTATCCGACGATACGTCGCGCTGGGCCAGTGAGCTCTCCTCGCTCACTCCCACGCCATCTATCTTCTTTTCCGCATTTGCCACTACTCGTGCAAGTGCAGGAGGTTTTGAGAACCAGTACAAAATAGAACATGGTCTGAACGTTGAGATGGCACGTGCAGCGCGCGATGCTGGTACCAAGGTTTACGTTCTGATCTCATCCGCCGGAGCTGATAAGAATGCATACTTCGCATATCCCCGTATGAAGGCtgaaattgaagaagacgTGAAGGCGCTAGGGTTTGAGAGGACCGTGATTCTGCGTCCGGGTCTCATTGCTGggcagagagaagagagccgGCCAATGGAAGCTGCGATCCGCTGTATTGCTGGATTTGCCGGAAAGATACACTCTGGACTAAAGGACGGATGGGCTCAGGAGGCGGACGTTATCGCAAGAGCCGCCGTCAACGCAGGACTCAAGGCTTTGGAAGGGGATGTTCCTACCGGTAGTGAGAAGGTTTGGGTCCTGGGTGGTAGCGACATTATCAAATATGGGGCTGGGTCAAAGAACTAA